The nucleotide sequence TTTTTCAATTTCTGGCGCATCATTAGGCTTCCTACTATACAATTGGTATCCATCGAAGGTTTTTATGGGAGATACTGGCTCAATGGTTTTTGGTTTCATGCTTACTACCTTAATGGTTAAATTTTTAGCAATACCAATTCCTCCGTCAACGATATTAGCTCCAGTAGCAACAAGCTTTGCACTATTTATCTTACCCATATATGATACTTTAAGAGTGATTCTCATACGCTTTGTTACTGGCGCGCCTCCATTGGCTCCAGACAGAAATCACACACATCACGTTCTATTAAAGTTAGGACTTACTCATGGACACTCTACTTTGTGTTTGGCTTCCTATAATATCTTCGTGATCACTATGGCTGTAGTTTTCCAGTCTGTTGGGGAGCTGTGGTTAATTTTTATCATGGCAGTTTTGACAGCAAGTATTGGCGCTATCCTAGATAGAAAATTAATACGAAGAGAAGCTGCAAGGCTTGCTAAAATTATGCCGCCAGAAATAAAATTGAGTAAAACACATACCTCAGTTTAATTACTATTTTTGCAATTCAATATCGAATTGCAATCATGCTGGAGAAAGTAAAATTATTTATTTCAGAAGTAGAAAAAGCCACTGCACAAAGCAGTGATGAGGTAGAAAAGTTCCGGCTGAAATTTATCGGTAAGAATAATGTGATAAATGATCTCTTTGAAGACTTTAAGAAAGTTCCGGCTGAGCAAAAACGCGAACTAGGCCCAGCTCTTAATAATCTTAAAAACCTTGCTCAAATCAAACTCAAAGATCTATCTAGCCAAGTAGTAGGCGGAAGTGTATCTTCTGAAAATGTAGATGTAACGCTACCAGGAGAGTACGGTGTGGAAGGCTCTATTCATCCAATTTCACAAACTAAAAATCGAATCATTGAGATTTTTGAGCGACAGGGATTCAATGTAGAAGATGGACCAGAAATAGATAATGATTGGAACAACTTTACTGCGCTGAATTTCCCCGAAAATCATCCTGCGCGTGAGATGCAGGATACTTATTTCATTGAAAAAAATCCAGATATTCTTTTGAGGACACATACATCAAATGTTCAAATACGCTTGATGAAAAATAAGAAACCACCTATCCGTTCCATCATGCCAGGGAGAGTTTTTCGGAATGAGGCAATATCTGCTAGAGCACATTGCTTTTTTCATCAGGTTGAAGGACTTGTAGTTGGAAAGAATATTAGTTTTAAAGATCTAAAGAATACACTGTATCACTTCTCAAAGGAAATGTTTGGGAAGGATACAAAAATCAGATTGAGGCCTTCATACTTTCCTTTTACAGAGCCAAGTGCTGAAATTGATATTAGCTGCTTTATCTGTGGAGGGTCAGGTTGTAAAATTTGTAAACAAACTGGCTGGGTTGAGATTGCAGGTTCAGGGATGGTAGATCCAAATGTTTTGGAAAATTGTGGGATAGATTCAACTAAGTATAGCGGATTCGCATTTGGAATGGGAATCGAACGCGTTACTATGCTGAAATATCAGTTAGACGATTTGAGACTTTTTTCAGAAAACGATATTCGATTTTTGAAGCAATTTTAGAGAAGATCAGAAATAATCTTCTCCTCGGTAACTCGTTCTGCTTCAGCTTTAAAATTCTTAACAATCCTGTGTCTTAATACAGGAATAGCAACAGATTTAATATCCTCAATATCAGGGGAGTATTTGCCATTGATAAGTGCATTGCATTTTGCGGCAAGAATCAAAAATTGACCTGCTCTAGGGCCAGCACCCCACTCTAAATACTCTTTGGCAATAGGATCTGCCTTTTCGCCATCAGGCCTTGTTTTTGTCACAAGATTCACTGCATATTCAAAAACATTATCAGCTACTGGAACTTTTCTGATAAGTTTTTGATAATTCAATATGACTTCTTTTGAGATCACTTCCTTTACTTCTCCTGTTTGTTGGGATGTGGTACTCTTTATTACTTCTATCTCGTCTTCGTAGCTTGGATAGTCCAGCTTGATCATAAACATGAATCTATCAAGCTGTGCTTCAGGAAGCGGATAGGTTCCTTCTTGTTCTATTGGATTTTGAGTTGCTAAAACAAAAAATGGTTTATCTAGTGTGTAATTTTTACCGGCAATAGTTACTGCTCCTTCTTGCATTGATTCCAGCAAAGCAGATTGTGTTTTTGGTGGAGTTCTGTTGATTTCATCTGCTAAAATCACATTGGCAAAGATTGGACCTTGAATAAACCTTAAGTTTCTTTCTTTATCTAGAGTTTCAGCGCCCAAAATATCAGAAGGCATAAGATCTGGTGTGAATTGGATTCTATTAAAATCTAGAGATAGACATTTTGATACAGTTTGTACAAGCAATGTCTTTGCAAGACCTGGAACACCTACCAGCAATGAATGTCCATTACAAAACAGTGATGTAATTAACAATCTAACAACTTCAGGCTGGCCTATAATCTTTTGGGATATTTCAGTCTCCAACCTTTTAAAATCTTTGGAAAGATCATCCGCCAATTGTACATCTTTTGTATCAGCCATTCAGTTATTTATTTGTTCAGTGAATTTATTCTTTTCTTAATCGAAAATTAATTTGTCAGGTTACAGTAATCATACTCAGGATCCACCTCTATGAATACATTACCCCTGGCTTTGTCAAACCAATTAGAAATTTTAAGGTTTCGTTTTTGAGCTAATGATGCGGCCGCAATCTTTTGATAATCATCATTAAGATTTGCTTGGTGAGGTGCTATTTTATTGTTGTAATAGATGATTCTAAAAGCATAACTTCCATCTTCTTTCTGAAAGCGCAATGGCTTGGTTATATTTCCAATTTTCATAGTGTCAATCGTAAAGAAGATATTTGGATCTAGCTGCTCCGCAGGAATTCTTAAGGCACCTGTTTCATCTTGGAAGTATCCTCCAGCGGAGGAAGTCTGTTGATCATCAGAATGTTCTTTTGCTGCTGATTGGAATGTAATACTATCCAATGTAATGAGTGTTCGGATACTGTCGATATAATTTTCAGCTCTTTTATAATCCTCCTGATTTGGTTGAGGGCTAATGAGGATGTGTTTGGTCTTATACGTATTCCCCCTTTTTTCCAGAAGCTGTATTACGTGATATCCAAATTGTGTTTCAACTGGCATGGAAATTTCGCCTGGAGACATAGAGAGTGATGCAGCTTCATATTCTGGAGCTAACTCTCCACGACTATAAAAACCAAGTTCTCCTCCTCTAGCGGCAGATCCCGGGTCTTGCGAATATTGTTTTGCCAAAGCAGCAAAGGATTCTCCTCTCTCTAATCTTTCACGGATATCGAGCATGAGATTTCGAACCTTATCTTTCTGAGATTTACCAGGTTTTGGCTCTTTCACTATTTGAGCTACTGATACCTCCGTTGAGAAATAGGGAAGTGAGTCTTGAGGAATATTTTTAAAGAACTTCTTTACTTCTGAGGGTGTAACCTTCATGCCTGAGGTAAGCTCAGATTGCATACGTTGAATAGTGAGCTGCTCTTTAATGTTATCGAAGATTTCAGCTCGAATCTGAGTGATACTTTTTCCATAAGCTCTTTCAATTTCAGACTCTCCTCCAAACTGTTGGGCCATAACAGACATCCGCCTGTCAAGACTTAAGTTAACTTCAGAATCGTCCACAAAAATTGAATCAATTTCTGATTGGGCCATTAGCATTTTGTTGACTACCAGCTGTTGAAGTATGTTGCACTTTGCGTTACTGCCACGCGCTTCTCCTCTTGATAGAAAATCAAGATAGGAACGTTCTAGTTCTGATTTTAAAATAATATAATCATCAACCTTGGCAATGATTTTATCTATTGCTACTTCACTATCTTGCGCTAAACCGCTGAATGACAGCAGGATTGCTGTACTAATTACTATAAATCTCAAACGCATTTGTCTGTTCTGCTTCTTCATAAATTTTCTTCTCTAACTCTATCTTCAGAGCTATTTTACGCTTGTTAATGATAATATCAGAAACACTTTCTTTTATAAACTCTAAAGGGGCAATTTCACCGACTAACTTGTATTCAAAAATCCTAAGGAAATAAATATAATCTTCGTCAGAAACCTCTACTGAGCTATTTGTTTTGAGAAATGAAACCTTATCGCTAACGTCCTTGAGAGGAGTCTCAAGTAATACCTCATCAAACTTTACCCAAACTGAGTCCTCAATGAAAGCTTTGATCGCATGCTCATTAGCATATTCCCAGATTTTTGTTGTGTCCTTTGGGTAATTTTTCAAATTTCTTCTAAATCTCCATACATTCGGCGAATTTGAAGGAATCTTAAAATAAATACATTTGGCTAAGTTTTGTCTAAGGATAAAATTTTCTGCTTTATTTTGATAGTATGCCTCTATTTCCAGATCATCCACCTCATCATTGAGATTAGCGTCTATATATTTTTTCTCTAACTCATGAACCATCAGCGCATACTGATAGTCCAGTACCTTCTTTTGGATTCTTGCTTCATTGAAATCAATTGCCTCTTCTGCTCGTGCAATCATTAATTGTTTCTTCACCCAATCGAGAATAAACTTCTCAACAAAAACTGAGCTGTCTATGATAGAGAGATTAGCAGGAATCAAGTCTTGCAGAGAAGATTCTAATAGTCTTTTATCTCCCACTTTTGCGATAACCTTTTCCTGAGTCTCTTCCTTCGGTTGGAAATACTGACAGCCAGTAATAAATAAAATATTGAAAATGAGGATGTTTCTCACTTAAGGATACATTTTAATGAGCTTGCAAATATTATGATTCTTTTCAGTAGAGAACTCAATTTTATCCATTATTCTTTTGACAAGCATTAAGCCTAAACCACCTTGCCTGCGTGATGATACTAACTCTTCCATTGATGGAGATTCATATTCATTGATGTCAAAACCAGCCCCTCTGTCTCTAAATGTGAAAATGATTTGTTTGGGCTTAAAGTCTATGTCAAATTCTATACGACTTTCAGGATTGCAGTCATTGGCATGTATGATCAGATTAGCGCATACTTCGTCTACTGCAAGAACCAATTTATGTGCTTGTAAGTCAGGTACGCTATGTTCTTCCAGCATATCTGATGTGAATTGACGTATTTTTACCAATTCATTTTTATCACACCCTATGGTTAATCTCTTAATCATTTAACGCTTTGATGGCTGCTTCTTTCGTTTCTTCTATTGTTAATAACTTTTCCAAACCTAGAATATCAAAAACTTGTTTCACTGAGTCGTTTATTCCAAACAATGCCAATTCTATATTTTGCAACTTGAATTCATCAAGGTGTGAGATAAATACGCCAAGTCCGGCAGAAGAGATATAGTCCAGCCCCGACAAATCAGCAATGATTTTCTTCTCACCATCTCCAAGAGCCTCTTTAAAGGCATTGTCAAGATAAATACTTGAACCAGCATCAATATCTCCATTTACGGTTATAAAATGAATTCCATCGTTATTTTCAGTATTTATTTCAGCCATTTTTTCCTTTATCTTTAAATTTTATGACCACTAATGTGTAGTCATCATCAATAATCATCTCTCCTATAAATTCAGATAGATCATCTTTAATTCCTTCTTTGACTTGGTTGGGTGCTTTCGAGGCATGGATGGTGAATGAATCTTTTAACCGTTCGCTTCCAAATTGCTCCCCGTCAATATTCTTTGCCTCAGTAATACCGTCAGTATATAGAAGAAGAGTATCTCCTTCGTTATAGTTCACAGTGTTGCTATAAACGTAATCATCGTACTTTGAGTTTCTAAGAATTCCTAAGCCCATACCATCACACTTGAGAAAATTTACTTCATCTTCCTTTTTGCAGTAGAACAAACTAGGGCAATGTCCCGCTCGTGAAAAATGTAAAATATTTTTAGTCGTATCAATATCAAAGTACGTTGCGGTGATGAAAGATGACTTTTCAAGGCATTGACTTAAGGCCATATTGGCTTGTTTGTTAAACTCTTCTGGTGATTTACCTTGTGCAACTAGACTGTGAAATATTCCTTTCATTTGAGCCATTTGAAATGCAGCACTCGTACCCTTACCCGAAACATCTCCGATAATCACTCCAAACTTATTTTTTTGATATTCTAAAATATCATAGTAGTCGCCTCCGACTTCATCTGCAGCCATAGAAAACGCAGACATTGTAAGATGATCATTATTGATCAAAGCTCTTGGAAGGAGGCTTTTTTGAACGTTCTTGGCAATTTTTAACTGCTCTTTATAGCGTTCATTTTCAATGGACTCCTGAATGAGTGTGAGGTTTTCCAATGAAATACTTGCCTGATTTACAAAAGTTGTAATGATATTTACCATTTCGCGGTTAAATGCTTCAGAGACCTCATTTAAGAGAACAATAAAACCAACTTGGCTATCCTGAACCATAATGGGTAGTGCGATGATGGATTTAAATTTTGCATGCTTAATGCCATCCGTCAACTTCCCAGGACTGACTTCATTTTTGAGCTCAAGTTGAAGTATTGATTTTATAGTATCTGTTTTGATCGCGGATTTTATTCCTTGTATATCGTCATCTCTTAAGTTTCGGATAACTTGAGTTCTTCCGCCATCTTCGATAACCTCTAACCATGCAGCATCAGCAAATACGGCGCTCATTGAGCTTTCTAATAGAATTTCATAGGTCTGATCTTTTGTTTCACCTCTGGGGATTGACTGACTAAGTTTTTGAAAATCTATAGCCTCTTTCAATTTTTGTTCAAAAACAGAGGATGTAGGAAGATTAAAAAGCGTTACTAAAATGGATATGACAGCATATAAAAAAAGGAATCCAAAAACACCCCAAACAAATACTCTATCTAATAAATCAATCACCAAAACTTCGGTGTAAGAGAATTTTAGAAGGTTAAGTATAAAATGATAGAGATAGATAGCGGATAGAATAATAAATAGTATTCCCTTCCACTTTTGCTTAAAATTTAAATAGGCAACCCATTTGAGATTGAATACGAGGATGATTGAGAAACAGCCTAGGACAATAAGCGAGAATCGAAAATTAGCATCATCAACCTTTAGATTAAAGAAATCAAATAGTAGAGCTGCAACGAGAGCTATTTCAAACAATCCCCAAAGCTGAAGTAGTCTTTTTGATTTTTGATAGAGAATCAATCGCTTCCAAACGACTAAAGTGGAAACCATAAATATGACCACTAGAGCTATTAAAATATTATAGAAGAAGTTAATAGTGAGCGGGCTTTCTACCAGAGTAGATCTTGCAAATAGGTTGAAAAATAGCTGAATAGCTAGTGATATTAAGGTTGTAATTAGACCGGTGATGAATACTTTCCACAATAAGTCTGTGAAGTTGAGCGAATCAGCCTTTGTTATTACATACCTGTAGTACGCGAAAGTGAATAGAACAAATCCGGTAAATGACAACTGAGGGAAGAAGTTAGAAAAATCTACCTTCATGTCGTAGTTCTGGACAAAAAGAAGGTATATGCTAGAGCCTGAAAAAAGCAGCCAGCATATAATTGCTCCTAGAAAACTCAATCTTATTTTCACCTTGTCCGACACGGGGGCAAAAATACAGCGCTTGGTCTATATAATGATGATAGAAGCCAGATATGCAGTTAAAGTATGTTAAGGAAGAAGATCTAGGATTTTTTGAAGATATTTCTGATCGATTTCATCAAAGTCGGCAAGTATATCACTGTCTACATCCAATACACACATGGTCTTTCCATCTTTTTTAATAGGTATAACAATTTCGGATTTCGAAGCTGAAGCGCATGCAATGTGACCTGGAAACTCATCTACGTTTGGAACAATCAATACTTCATCTCTTTGCCAACTTGCACCACATACACCTTTACCCTTTTTAATACGAGTGCACGCAACAGGACCTTGAAATGGTCCGAGAACGAGTTCATCTTCGGAATCAACTTGGTAAAAGCCAACCCAAAAGAAATTCATGCCTTCTTTTAGTGCAGCTGCTATGTTAGCGAGATTGGCAATCAGATTTGTTTCTCCGTACAGAAGCCCTTGAATCTGAGGCAGTAATGCTTCATACCTCTCTTCTTTAGTCCCTTCCTTTACAATTGTTAAATCTTCAGCCATTAATGTTTTTATAAAAAGTTAGTATATCATCAAAAATCTTCTCTTCTCTAGTTATTCCATCAATTTGCGGAGCAAGAACACCTTTTTCGAAGGACTCTTTTGAAGTGAAAACCCTAGCTTCATCCCAACAATTTTCATTGATAAAAGAGTTCAATACTTGAGATCCTCCTTCTATTATAACTGATTGTACTCTTCTTTCATGAAGCTTTCTAAGGACACTCCACGGATTGTTCATGTCTATTTTAATCCATTCAAGATTCTTCTTCTTTTCCTCTTTCAAAGAATTAAAAATCAAAGTAGGTGCAAAGTCATTGAAAAGATTTGAGTCTTTATTGACTTCTAGATTGCTATCTAGTAAGATTCGAATGGGGTTTTTTCCTTCCCATTCTCTAGCGGTAAGTTGTGGGTTGTCATAAATGGCAGTATTCTTCCCCACAAGAATTGCATCTTCTTCTGTGCGCCATTTATGTACTAACTGCCGTGAGTATTGATTGCTAATCCATTTTGAATCATAATTTTCTCTTGCGACAAAGCCATCAGAAGTCTGTGCCCATTTCAAGATTACATAAGGTCTTTCCTGCTGAATAGAAGTAAAGAATCTGATATTTAATTTTTCAGCCTCTTCTTTATGTAAACCGATTACAACTTCGACTCCTGCTGCTTTTAGTTTTTTAATCCCCTTTCCGTTTACCTTTTCAAAAGGATCTCTAGAGGCGATTACAACTCGTTTGATTTTTTTTTGAATCAATAAATCAGCACACGGAGGAGTTTTGCCATGATGAGCACATGGCTCTAACGTAACATAAGCGGTGCTTTTGGCAAGTACGGAGTGATCCTTTACAGCATTGATTGCATTGACTTCTGCATGAGGTTTTCCATATTCCTGGTGATAGCCTTCTCCCACAATAGTGTCCTCATGAACAATGACACAGCCCACCATCGGATTGGGGGAGATTGACCCTCGACCAAGTTCGGCTAGTTCTAGCGCACGTTTCATATATCGCCTATCATCCATTGAATGTGTAGTTTCGCTTTGCTATGCAAAATGTCAAGCAAATCTGGCAAGAAACAGCGAAACGACTGGAAAAAATTTATGATAGGCGAGAAGCTGAAAGCATTACTTATCTATTGCTGGAAGATGTTTTTAATATAAAACTTGCGGATGTTATTGCTGAGGAAAGCAGAGGGCTAGATTCAGAGAAATTAGAAGAATTGATAGGTCGACTACTAAATCACGAACCAATTCAATATGTGACAGAGGTGGCTGACTTTTATGGAAGGAAATTCAAAATCTCTCCCGGGGCTTTGATTCCGAGACCTGAAACCGAAGAATTGATCGAACTGATAGTTCACAAAAATGAACTTGAAAAGCCAAGAATTCTAGATATAGGAGTAGGTTCAGGATGTATTGGAATCTCACTATCTCTGGAAATAGGTGGCATTGTTTATGGTACTGATACATCTAAAGGTGCGATCCAGATCGCACAGGAAAATGCGAAGAGATTGAATGCAGAGATAACTGTTTTTCAGCACGATGTTTTGAAAGATGAATTGCTGCAAAGTGAACTCGATATTTTAGTAAGTAATCCGCCTTACATTCCAGAAGAGGATAGGGAGCATATGAATAAGAATGTACTTCAGCATGAGCCTAATATTGCCCTTTTTGTGCCGGATTCTGATCCAATTGTTTTCTATAAACGGATTGCAACTATAGGATTGATATCACTAAAAGACGGAGGAAAAATCTATTTTGAAATTCATGAGAATTTTGGAAAGGATGTTCAGGATTACCTCATTAGTCTGGGATATGTTGATGTAGCTATCCATCAAGATATGCAGAAAAAAGATAGAATGATCTCAGCTACAAATTCAACCAATAAGTTGCTTTAAACACAATTTGGCGGTCTTTTAAGCCTAATCCATCCATTTCGTAATTATCTGTATACACAAGAAAAAAGTCTGACATTGGTCGGTAGCGCCACTGAAATCGCGTAAAGAAGTTATAGTTTTCGCTCTGCGAATTGAATTGAACTGCTGATGTTAAGAACATAGTGTTGGAAAAGCTGATTTGAGCATTGGTTCGCAATAAGTGAAAATCTGCTTCACCAAAGGCTCCAGGTAATTGCACTTTGTTATAATCGTAAGAGATTCCAAAATTTCCCCAAGGTTGGGCGCGAAAGTTCAAACCTGTTGAGGTATTGACTCTTGTACCGTTGAAGAAATTTCCAAACCCAAAAATAAGATTTGCGCTTACTACTTTTCTTCGGTCGGTGTTATATCTGACATCTGCTCTGGTGAATCGATAATTGGCAACTGGGAGAGGTTCAAAATCATCACCAAGTAATGTAGTAGGTACGGGCAGATTCACTTCGCGATAGACCATGTTTGGCCTCAACCATGAAGTATTCTTAAAATTGAAGTTATAGCCTAAACCATGAGTCCTTTCATTTAAACCTGTGCCATCTTGATTTAAGAACATGTTAAACCATGATACTGGCCCATGCGAATTTAATTTCCCTTTTTCAGGGAAAAAGCGATAGTTAATCCATGGATTTATGCGTGTAAATCCCTTACGAGTAGTTTCTTCTGTTTCTGCGTTATAGTTCTCTAATCTTGGGTTGAACCCTAACTCTGTAATGTAATTTTCACCAACCACATCAAATGACCAACCCATACGAAGGTTTCTGCTGTTATAATTCCCGTTGAATCCATAAAAATGATTGTCACTCAAACCATCATCGGTAGTTGCAGCATGAAATCGAACAGTATTTCCCAATTTTCCATCGTTAGATAAGTAAGCGAATTCAAGTCCTCCATTTCGAGCAAACTGTCCGGTCTCTAAGGTCTCTCCAGCTTGCCTATTAATAAAAATGGCTTTGATGACTGAGCGATCCAATACCTGCTGATGGATGGCTGCAACAGAGTAATTCTGTACGGCTATTGTATCGAATTGACTCGTTCGAATATTCATAACACCTATTCGAGTGCTGTTGGAGATATTCCCTGTCAGACGAGCTCCATGAGTAATGGGAACCTGTTCTCCATCAACTAAGCCGATACGGCGTGAAAAAAAAGGGGAAATCTGCCATGTTCCAAAGTTTGAGAAGATGTCGCCATTTTCTAAGAAAAAATTTCGCCTCTCGGGAAAGAAGATGCTAAATCGGGAAAGATTTGTGACTTGCTGATCTACATCAACATTAGAGAAGTCTGGATTAATAGTTAGATCCAGGTTCAACGAGCCAGTAACGGCAATCTTGGCATCTAGTCCGGTATCGCGTGTTTTTTTATAAGATGTTTGCTCAGTCTCCTCAAAGTCTCTCTGTGTTCCTCCTGATAGGTATGGAATCAATACAACTTTCCCGGAAGCTTTTTTTGGATTCTGCTCCCAATCCAGCGTACCCATAAAGTTTAAATCAATACCTCCATAATTAAGTGGAAACTGTGTCCAGGTAGAAAACTCATTTCGCTCCATATCTCCTCTTATGAAGTTGATTCCCCACTCTGATTGATTGGGAGAGTATCTCAATGTTTTGAATGGGATAGCAAACTCAGCAGTCCAATTTTTGTCATTTGACTTCACCACCGAATACCATTTATTGTCCCAATTTTGATCATATTGAGTTCGTGCACCTTGCACATTTAATTGCCCTTCCAATTGAGAACCGCCCGCATTCACACCAAAAATGAACCCATTTTGTTTATTGTTCATTGGATCTATGACAATGGTGAAATTGTCACTATTCCAATGAGCATCTTCATCATCTCTTCTTAATGACTGCACGATGCGTGTGCCGTTATCAAAACAAGTTGCTAGTATATATAGGTAGTCATCATCGTAGGTGACTTTCACTTTGGTCAATGTTTCAGATCTGCCAGAATCAATGGGCCAGTGGTTAATAAAGTAAGGGATGTCTTGCGTGTTCTCCCAGGCGGGATCATTTTCTTCACCGTCAATCTTGATGGATTCCGTTGATTTTTTTATGATGTATCTAAATGTTTGACGGGTCTCTTGAGCAGAGAGAAATAGTGTACAAAAAAGTAAACTCAAGGCTAACACAACTTTAGTCATAGTAGTAGGATTTGAATGCGTA is from Marinobacter alexandrii and encodes:
- a CDS encoding ATP-binding protein, with the translated sequence MIKRLTIGCDKNELVKIRQFTSDMLEEHSVPDLQAHKLVLAVDEVCANLIIHANDCNPESRIEFDIDFKPKQIIFTFRDRGAGFDINEYESPSMEELVSSRRQGGLGLMLVKRIMDKIEFSTEKNHNICKLIKMYP
- a CDS encoding STAS domain-containing protein, which encodes MAEINTENNDGIHFITVNGDIDAGSSIYLDNAFKEALGDGEKKIIADLSGLDYISSAGLGVFISHLDEFKLQNIELALFGINDSVKQVFDILGLEKLLTIEETKEAAIKALND
- a CDS encoding SpoIIE family protein phosphatase; the protein is MKVDFSNFFPQLSFTGFVLFTFAYYRYVITKADSLNFTDLLWKVFITGLITTLISLAIQLFFNLFARSTLVESPLTINFFYNILIALVVIFMVSTLVVWKRLILYQKSKRLLQLWGLFEIALVAALLFDFFNLKVDDANFRFSLIVLGCFSIILVFNLKWVAYLNFKQKWKGILFIILSAIYLYHFILNLLKFSYTEVLVIDLLDRVFVWGVFGFLFLYAVISILVTLFNLPTSSVFEQKLKEAIDFQKLSQSIPRGETKDQTYEILLESSMSAVFADAAWLEVIEDGGRTQVIRNLRDDDIQGIKSAIKTDTIKSILQLELKNEVSPGKLTDGIKHAKFKSIIALPIMVQDSQVGFIVLLNEVSEAFNREMVNIITTFVNQASISLENLTLIQESIENERYKEQLKIAKNVQKSLLPRALINNDHLTMSAFSMAADEVGGDYYDILEYQKNKFGVIIGDVSGKGTSAAFQMAQMKGIFHSLVAQGKSPEEFNKQANMALSQCLEKSSFITATYFDIDTTKNILHFSRAGHCPSLFYCKKEDEVNFLKCDGMGLGILRNSKYDDYVYSNTVNYNEGDTLLLYTDGITEAKNIDGEQFGSERLKDSFTIHASKAPNQVKEGIKDDLSEFIGEMIIDDDYTLVVIKFKDKGKNG
- the pheS gene encoding phenylalanine--tRNA ligase subunit alpha, which codes for MLEKVKLFISEVEKATAQSSDEVEKFRLKFIGKNNVINDLFEDFKKVPAEQKRELGPALNNLKNLAQIKLKDLSSQVVGGSVSSENVDVTLPGEYGVEGSIHPISQTKNRIIEIFERQGFNVEDGPEIDNDWNNFTALNFPENHPAREMQDTYFIEKNPDILLRTHTSNVQIRLMKNKKPPIRSIMPGRVFRNEAISARAHCFFHQVEGLVVGKNISFKDLKNTLYHFSKEMFGKDTKIRLRPSYFPFTEPSAEIDISCFICGGSGCKICKQTGWVEIAGSGMVDPNVLENCGIDSTKYSGFAFGMGIERVTMLKYQLDDLRLFSENDIRFLKQF
- a CDS encoding GAF domain-containing protein gives rise to the protein MAEDLTIVKEGTKEERYEALLPQIQGLLYGETNLIANLANIAAALKEGMNFFWVGFYQVDSEDELVLGPFQGPVACTRIKKGKGVCGASWQRDEVLIVPNVDEFPGHIACASASKSEIVIPIKKDGKTMCVLDVDSDILADFDEIDQKYLQKILDLLP
- a CDS encoding peptidylprolyl isomerase, with amino-acid sequence MKKQNRQMRLRFIVISTAILLSFSGLAQDSEVAIDKIIAKVDDYIILKSELERSYLDFLSRGEARGSNAKCNILQQLVVNKMLMAQSEIDSIFVDDSEVNLSLDRRMSVMAQQFGGESEIERAYGKSITQIRAEIFDNIKEQLTIQRMQSELTSGMKVTPSEVKKFFKNIPQDSLPYFSTEVSVAQIVKEPKPGKSQKDKVRNLMLDIRERLERGESFAALAKQYSQDPGSAARGGELGFYSRGELAPEYEAASLSMSPGEISMPVETQFGYHVIQLLEKRGNTYKTKHILISPQPNQEDYKRAENYIDSIRTLITLDSITFQSAAKEHSDDQQTSSAGGYFQDETGALRIPAEQLDPNIFFTIDTMKIGNITKPLRFQKEDGSYAFRIIYYNNKIAPHQANLNDDYQKIAAASLAQKRNLKISNWFDKARGNVFIEVDPEYDYCNLTN
- the ribD gene encoding bifunctional diaminohydroxyphosphoribosylaminopyrimidine deaminase/5-amino-6-(5-phosphoribosylamino)uracil reductase RibD, yielding MDDRRYMKRALELAELGRGSISPNPMVGCVIVHEDTIVGEGYHQEYGKPHAEVNAINAVKDHSVLAKSTAYVTLEPCAHHGKTPPCADLLIQKKIKRVVIASRDPFEKVNGKGIKKLKAAGVEVVIGLHKEEAEKLNIRFFTSIQQERPYVILKWAQTSDGFVARENYDSKWISNQYSRQLVHKWRTEEDAILVGKNTAIYDNPQLTAREWEGKNPIRILLDSNLEVNKDSNLFNDFAPTLIFNSLKEEKKKNLEWIKIDMNNPWSVLRKLHERRVQSVIIEGGSQVLNSFINENCWDEARVFTSKESFEKGVLAPQIDGITREEKIFDDILTFYKNING
- the prmC gene encoding peptide chain release factor N(5)-glutamine methyltransferase, with the protein product MQNVKQIWQETAKRLEKIYDRREAESITYLLLEDVFNIKLADVIAEESRGLDSEKLEELIGRLLNHEPIQYVTEVADFYGRKFKISPGALIPRPETEELIELIVHKNELEKPRILDIGVGSGCIGISLSLEIGGIVYGTDTSKGAIQIAQENAKRLNAEITVFQHDVLKDELLQSELDILVSNPPYIPEEDREHMNKNVLQHEPNIALFVPDSDPIVFYKRIATIGLISLKDGGKIYFEIHENFGKDVQDYLISLGYVDVAIHQDMQKKDRMISATNSTNKLL
- a CDS encoding MoxR family ATPase; translation: MADTKDVQLADDLSKDFKRLETEISQKIIGQPEVVRLLITSLFCNGHSLLVGVPGLAKTLLVQTVSKCLSLDFNRIQFTPDLMPSDILGAETLDKERNLRFIQGPIFANVILADEINRTPPKTQSALLESMQEGAVTIAGKNYTLDKPFFVLATQNPIEQEGTYPLPEAQLDRFMFMIKLDYPSYEDEIEVIKSTTSQQTGEVKEVISKEVILNYQKLIRKVPVADNVFEYAVNLVTKTRPDGEKADPIAKEYLEWGAGPRAGQFLILAAKCNALINGKYSPDIEDIKSVAIPVLRHRIVKNFKAEAERVTEEKIISDLL